The following are from one region of the Heterodontus francisci isolate sHetFra1 chromosome 34, sHetFra1.hap1, whole genome shotgun sequence genome:
- the LOC137348956 gene encoding zinc finger protein ZFP2-like, which yields MSGRRFSRASYCPTNQLVHSDQRPFKCSDCEKRFIRKKDLLTHQRVHTGERPFTCSVCGKGFTQSGNLLTHQRVHTGERPFTCFVCEKGFTQLSSLLTHQCIHTGERPFTCSVCGKGFTQSGSLLTHERVHTGERPFTCSLCGKRFTRSSHLLTHQCTQTGERLFICSDCGKEFTNPSKLLTHQRVHNGERPFICSMCGMGFTQSSALLTHQLVHTDQRPFKCSDCEKSFKSRNYLMQHQRVHTGERPFICSMCGKGFTQSSALLTHRLVHTDQRPFKCSDCEKSFKSRNYLMQHLRVHTGERPFICSVCGNRFNNSSALLRHQRVHK from the coding sequence atgtctgggagGAGGTTCAGTCGTGCATCCTACTGTCCGACCAACCAACTTGTTCactctgatcagagaccttttaaatgttctgattgTGAGAAGAGATTTATAAGAAAAAAggatctgctgacacaccagcgagttcacaccggggagaggccgttcacctgctctgtttgtgggaagggattcactcagtcaggcaacctgctgacacaccaacgagttcacaccggggagaggccgttcacctgctttgTGTGTGAGAAAGGTTTCACTCAGTTATCCTCTCTGCTGACACACCaatgcattcacactggggagaggcccttcacctgctccgtgtgtgggaagggattcactcagtcgggCAGCCTTCTGACACAtgaacgagttcacactggggagaggccattcacctgttctttgtgtgggaagagattcactcggtcatctcaccttctgacacaccagtgcACCCAAACTGGGGAGAGATTGTTCATCTGCTCTGACTGTGGAAAGGAGTTCACTAATCCATCCaagcttctgacacaccagcgagttcacaatggggagaggccgttcatctgctccatgtgcggaatgggatttactcagtcatcagCTCTGCTGAcccaccaacttgttcacactgatcagagaccatttaaatgttctgactgtgagaagagctttaaaagcagaaacTACTTGATGCAACACCAgcgcgttcacactggggagagaccgttcatctgctccatgtgtggaaagggattcacccaGTCATCAGCTCTGCTGACCCAtcgacttgttcacactgatcagagaccatttaaatgttctgactgtgagaagagctttaaaagcagaaacTACTTGATGCAACACTtgcgagttcacacaggggagaggccattcatctgctccgtgtgtgggaacagATTCAATAATTCATccgccctgctgagacaccagcgagttcacaagtga